caacacgagcaacacgcaGCAGCAACACGCAGCAGCAACACGCAGCAGCAACacgcagcggcaacacgagcaacacgcagcggcaacacgagcaacacgcaGCAGCAACACGCAGCAGCAACACGCAGCAGCAACacgcagcggcaacacgagcaacacgcagcggcaacacgagcaacacgcaGCAGCGTATCagccacagtgagaagcaaagtaacgttacgcccCTCGAGatgaaaactgcacatcacagcagttaGAAGCAGTTTACTGAAACTGTTTCTAAAGAACGCAgatatctgtgtttgttgtttaagatgaactttttataagagaacaaactgtttgagagtttctgtagagaaataaagattattataataatactaatgaacagatcattttatttggtcagaatttaTCTGTAGCTCATttcgtatcgtgaacaaaaagtCATGTCGTGAGAATCGTTACATCCCGAGTCAGGACAGTTATTCAGACTGTAGTTTGAAGTCTGAAGTTGTTTCTATGAATaaacattcatgtgtgtttacGTGAAGCTGAGCAGAGGCAGTGACGACATGAcggttaaataaagtttttattaaagATGATCCAGCTCAGTAACAAACAGAGAACTGACACGAACGTCtgtaaactgaaaataaaaaaactgctcactcacacacacactcacgcacgcacacactctcacacacacacacacacagactctcacacacacactctctctcacacacacacactctctctctcacacacacactcacacacacacactctctctctcacacacacactcactcacacacactctctctcacacacacacacacacactcacacacacacacacacacacacacacactctctcagcTGTGACTCTGCTGTAATAAATTATATGTACAGTCCAGGTCCATAGGTCCATCAGTGACTCCGTCTGACACCAGAACTCAGGAGGAGACGTCGACGCTCTGCAAGGAGAACACATGATCAATGTTCAGGCGGCAGGACCGGGCTGAACCGGGCCAGGTCACGTGACAGGACCAGCTCCGGACTCACCATTTGTCCGTCTTGTTCTGGGTGGACTCGCTCTTCCCGTCACACGCCACGATCTTCACCTTGTCGACCTTGACGAGGTCCGTCACCTCCCTGAACTCCACGTCGTTCAGCACGAACGTCCACACGTTGTCACAGAACCGGTACGTGTTCAACGagccctgcaggaggaggagacagaactGAGCCAGAACCGGGCcgacatgtacacacacacacacacacacacacacacgggccgacatgtacacacacacacacacacacacacacacactcaccctgaAGTTGACTCGGTTGCGGACCCGGTTGGCGAGCGCCGTGTTGATCGCTTTGTCGAACTGAAGAAGAACCTGAAGAGCGAGCTGAGGAGTGATCTGCtgagtctgcacacacacacacacacacacacacacagacatacacacacatacacacacacatacacacacacagacacagacagacacagacatacacacacatacacacacacatacacatacacacacacacacagacagacacacacatacacacacacatacacacacacacacagacacacacacacacatattagaTGACGTGATGAGGTTctggttcatgttcatgttatggttctggttctggttcatagttctggttctggttcatgTTCTGGTTCatagttctggttctggttcatgttctggttctggttcatgTTATAGTTCATGTTCTGGTtcatgttctggttctggttctgcagAGGTGACACCGGAAGCTCAGCGTGTCTGAGTCCGTTAAAGTGTCTCCGGTctgtatgctaagctaggctaggctaacaGCAACCTGATCCGTGTGTTTACGTGAGTCAGCTGCGGAACCAGAACCGGAACCAGAACCGGAACCATGGACCCGTCAGGACTGACGCTGCTGCACCCAGCCTAACGAACATGAGCGCGTGCTGACTGTAATAATTAGCCTCGTTAGCCTCGTTAGCTGAAGGATGCTAAGGTTAGCCCGGAGCTAACGCGCTCACCTGAGCAGCGTCAGGTGTGTCGTGCTCACCTGGATGAGTTCGTCCAGACTCTCCTGCAGGCTGTTTCCCAGCGTGGTGTTCCGGTACAGCTGGTACGCCATGACGGAACCGGACTGCCGCGAGCAGCTTCAGACacggagctaacggagctaacggcACAACGGCTCACAGACCGGAAGCCAGCAGAGAGGAGGCTTCCGGGCaagtgtttcaaaataaaagttcagattgttttttttaatcgtttCACGTTTCCTGACACGTCACGTGATGACTGACAGCCAGTATaacagattaattaaatattaatataataatatattacacatttaaatatgattaaatatattttaatataactGAAAGTTTTTTACTTATGTCAAACTCAAGGCCCGCCACGTCGTTTCAAGTTAAAAGTTGTTAAAACAAGTGCAAAGCGCGCACTGACCATacactacacttcccataatgcatgTCGACCATGTTACCCGCGAAATGAAGCTTCGCGCGCTAGCTCGCGCCAGGACAGAGACTCGGGACAGGCTCGATGTgaaagtaataaagtaataaagtaataaagtaataaagtaatgAAGTAATGAAGTAATGAAGTATAAAGAGGCGCAGCTTAAAGAAGAAGGACGGAAACAACCCGAGGAACGGACGGTGAGTGTTTGTTCagccaccaccacaacaacaacaacaacaacaacaacaacaacaacaacaacactgaagctggaggaggctgtGCGTCTCTTTGTTGTGATGTATCAAAGTCTGTCTATTGAGCAGGacacacaataaaactgcagcaatccaaaaataataataataataataataaaagctgtTCATTTCTTCACATAACACGTCTCAGCCAATGAGAAGAGTCCGCTCATAACACGTCACACGTCTCAGCCAATGAGAAGAGTCCGCTCATAACACGTCACACGTCTCAGCCAATGAGAAGAGTGCAGTATTACACCTGTGCACGTGGAGTATGTGGAACCTGAATGAGTAACAGACATTATCATTCTTCGTTatttaacaacatttaaattgattttacGTTCAGACTGTCACAGTTACAGCTGCCCCTCTCTGACTTATTgtctcattcatttaaatgtgttgtcCCATCTTCTTCTCATTATTATGATAATTATTTCTGAATTTAACGAGTTTAtcatatttacaacatttagacagtttgtgtttcttcctctgaGCTGGAGACAGAATGTCGCATGTtatattgtaaatgttttattgttgtatgtGTCTGCAGGGTATAAAAAAGTCTTAATCCAATAATTTGAATTTAAGGccttaaaatgtctaaaattcCCCTAAAATCTCATAAAAGGTCTAAAATATGATTTTGAAAATCTATTAAcgtaacttttattttaaacgtGCATCAAATTCAGTCTCGATCTGAAATGTTTCGCTTTTTGAGGACGCTGTGACTGGAGCGTGACTACGAAGTGGAACTAAATGTTCGCTGCCTGTGTGGCCCGGTCGTGTATTGATAGTCGATAGCTGCTAGCAGCGGTGAAAACTGAAAACCGAATCTCGGGTTAAAATGTTGATGGGTAAGCTGAGCGATTTGAAAGGTTCCGTGGTTAAAGCCGCTGGAGGGAAATGCACATTGAATTTGAAGCTCTCAGACTCAGAACCTTGGGGATCAAGGCATTAGAATCCCacagcaaatcagaaaaacacaaggcGGCGATAAAATGCCAGGAGGAAACACcgtccacgcacacacacacacacacacacacacacagtggctgtTGCTGTAGAGTTTAAACATGTCTTTTGTTCTGACTTGCTTGATTTTGTATTTCAAAGAGATGTTAATAAATTCATGTACTTTGCAAGCAGGCCACTAAATTAACTCCCGCCAAATGCggatgaaaatacattttggcgtgtattagggctgccacaaacgattattttgatagtcgactaatcatcgataattttttcgattagtcgactaatcggatcaagccgacccagagccgccgcggaGGCCAgtcagcgccggggagaggtcccacgaggggagcctcccgcaccgtgtggtcgtccctgacccgagttggATCCCacgggcagactgcgcggaagttgcggaaagATCGCGGTGATTgtttaaaattacaacaccgccctgaattcacggggattcactgaagttgcgttgaagttacaaatcgcaacatcgtgaattcctggagagtctgtgttatggtatcatttacggtacagtcaggcctgatgccgattaccactactctgtgtgtgtgtgtgtgtgtgtgtgtgtgtgtgtgtgtcatttcatgaaaatccaccagatggCAGCAAAACATCAGAAAGTGCCGATCACTGCCtgaaacattatttatatatttatgtatgctGTTCATTTACATCAATGTATCATCTATAATCTATCTTCTATCATATATAATCTATAgtctataatatataatctataGTCTATCATATATAATCTATAgtctataatatataatctataGTCTATCATATATAAATCTATATCCTATAATATATAAGTCTATAGTCCTAACATAATAATCGCTTATAGTCACTATATACTATATCTATCAGTTATATATAATCTGGTCTTTTCATATAGATCTATCATCTAATCATATAATAATAGTATGTCTATCATATAATAATCTATTCTTCATATATGATTATAGT
The Larimichthys crocea isolate SSNF chromosome VIII, L_crocea_2.0, whole genome shotgun sequence genome window above contains:
- the gtf2a2 gene encoding transcription initiation factor IIA subunit 2, with amino-acid sequence MAYQLYRNTTLGNSLQESLDELIQTQQITPQLALQVLLQFDKAINTALANRVRNRVNFRGSLNTYRFCDNVWTFVLNDVEFREVTDLVKVDKVKIVACDGKSESTQNKTDK